A genomic stretch from Kogia breviceps isolate mKogBre1 chromosome 1, mKogBre1 haplotype 1, whole genome shotgun sequence includes:
- the UBAP2L gene encoding ubiquitin-associated protein 2-like isoform X26, whose translation MMTSVGTNRARGNWEPPQNQNQTQHKQRPQATAEQIRLAQMISDHNDADFEEKVKQLIDITGKNQDECVIALHDCNGDVNRAINVLLEGNPDTHSWEMVGKKKGVSGQKDGGQTESNEEGKENRDRDRDYSRRRGGPPRRGRGASRGRECMHGALTKPVVVRGQENGLDGTKSGGPSGRGTERGRRGRGRGRGGSGRRGGRFSAQGMGTFNPADYAEPANTDDNYGNNSGNTWNNTGHFEPDDGTRLDFIGVEGSNYPRKFETAPGAWRTATEEWGTEDWNEDLSETKIFTASNVSSVPLPAENVTITAGQRIDLAVLLGKTPSSMENDSSNLDPSQAPSLAQPLVFSNSKQSAISQPASGNTFSHHSMVSMLGKGFGDVGEAKGSSTTGSQFLEQFKTAQALAQLAAQHSQSGTTTTSSWDMGSTTQSPSLVQYDLKNPNDSTVHSPFTKRQAFTPSSTMMEVFLQEKPPAVATSTAAPPPPSSPLPSKSTSAPQMSPGSSDNQSSSPQPAQQKLKQQKKKASLTSKIPALAVEMPGSADISGLNLQFGALQFGSEPVLSDYESTPTTSASSSQAPSSLYTSTASESSSTISSNQSQESGYQSGPIQSTTYTSQNNAQGPLYEQRSTQTRRYPSSISSSPQKDLTQAKNGFSSVQATQLQTTQSVEGATGSAVKSDSPSTSSIPPLSETVSAASLLTTTNQHSSSLGGLSHNEEIPNSTTTQHSSTLSTQQNTLSSSTSSGRTSTSTLLHTSVESEANLHSSSSTFSTTSSTVSAPPPVVSVSSSLNSGSSLGLSLGSNSTVTASTRSSVATTSGKAPPNLPPGVPPLLPNPYIMAPGLLHAYPPQVYGYDDLQMLQTRFPLDYYSIPFPTPTTPLTGRDGSLASNPYSGDLTKFGRGDASSPAPATTLAQPQQNQTQTHHTTQQTFLNPALPPGYSYTSLPYYTGVPGLPSTFQYGPAVFPVAPTSSKQHGVNVSVNASATPFQQPSGYGSHGYNTGRKYPPPYKHFWTAES comes from the exons CATTCCTGGGAGATGgttgggaagaagaaaggagtcTCAGGACAGAAGGACGGTGGACAAACGGAATCCAATGAGGAAGGCAAAGAAAATCGAGACCGGGACAGAGACTATAGTCGGCGACGTGGTGGGCCACCAAGACGGGGGAGAGGTGCCAGCCGCGGACGAGAGTGTATGCATGGGGCTTTAACAAAACCAGTTGTGG ttcgaGGTCAGGAAAATGGATTAGATGGCACCAAGAGTGGAGGGCCTTCTGGAAGAGGCACAGAAAGAGGCAGAAGAGGTCGTGGCCGAGGCAGAG gTGGCTCTGGTAGGCGGGGAGGAAGGTTTTCTGCTCAAGGAATGGG aaCCTTTAACCCAGCTGATTATGCAGAGCCGGCCAATACTGATGATAACTATGGCAATAATAGCGGCAATACATGGAACAACACTGGCCACTTTGAACCAGATGATGGGACGA gACTTGATTTCATTGGGGTTGAGGGGTCAAATTATCCCCGAAAATTTGAGACTGCTCCTG GTGCATGGAGGACTGCAACAGAGGAGTGGGGAACTGAAGATTGGAATGAAGAT CTTTCTGAGACCAAGATCTTCACTGCCTCTAATGTGTCGTCAGTGCCTCTGCCTGCGGAGAATGTGACAATCACTGCTGGTCAGAG AATTGACCTTGCTGTTCTGTTGGGGAAGACACCATCTTCAATGGAGAATGATTCATCTAATCTGGATCCATCTCAGGCTCCTTCTCTTGCCCAGCCTCTGGTGTTCAGTAACTCGAAGCAGAGTGCCATATCACAACCTGCTTCAGGGAACACGTTTTCTCATCACAGTATG GTGAGCATGTTAGGGAAAGGATTTGGTGATGTCGGTGAAGCTAAAGGCAGCAGCACCACAGGCTCCCAGTTCTTGGAGCAATTCAAGACTGCTCAGGCCCTGGCTCAGTTGGCAGCTCAGCATTCTCAATCTGgaaccaccaccacctcctcttGGGACATGGGCTCCACCACACAATCCCCATCGCTGGTGCAGTATG ATTTGAAGAACCCAAATGATTCAACAGTGCACAGCCCCTTTACAAAGCGCCAGGCTTTCACCCCATCTTCAACCATGATGGAGGTGTTCCTTCAGGAGAAGCCACCCGCAGTGGCTACCTCCACTGCTGCACCTCCACCCCCATCTTCTCCTCTGCCAAGCAAATCCACCTCGGCTCCACAAATGTCTCCTGGGTCTTCAGACAACCAATCGTCCAGCCCTCAGCCGGCTCAGCAAAAACTGaaacagcagaagaaaaaagcCTCCTTGACTTCTAAG ATTCCTGCTCTGGCTGTGGAGATGCCTGGCTCGGCAGATATCTCAGGGCTAAACCTGCAGTTTGGGGCGTTGCAGTTTGGGTCAGAGCCTGTCCTTTCTGATTATGAGTCCACCCCCACCACGAGCGCCTCTTCAAGCCAGGCTCCAAGTAGCCTCTATACCAGCACGGCCAG TGAATCTTCATCCACAATTTCATCTAACCAGAGTCAGGAGTCCGGTTATCAGAGTGGCCCAATTCAGTCGACAACCTATACCTCCCAAAATAATGCTCAGGGCCCTCTATATGAACAGAGATCCACACAGACTCGGCGGTACCCCAGCTCCATctcttcatcaccccaaaaggactTGACTCAGGCAAAG AATGGCTTCAGTTCTGTGCAGGCCACGCAGTTACAGACCACGCAATCTGTTGAAG GTGCTACAGGCTCTGCAGTGAAATCTGACTCACCTTCCACTTCTAGCATCCCCCCTCTCAGTGAAACGGTATCTGCAGCTTCCTTACTGACGACAACCAATCAGCACTCATCGTCCTTGGGTGGCTTGAGCCACAATGAGGAGATTCCAAATAGTACCACCACACAACACAGCAG CACGTTATCTACTCAGCAGAATACCCTTTCGTCATCAACATCTTCTGGGCGCACTTCGACATCCACTCTTTTG CACACAAGCGTGGAGAGTGAGGCGAATCTTCATTCTTCCTCCAGCACTTTCTCCACCACATCCAGCACAGTCTCTGCACCTCCCCCAGTGGTCAGTGTCTCTTCCAGTCTCAATAGTGGCAGTAGCTTGGGCCTCAGCCTAGGCAGCAACTCTACCGTCACAGCCTCCACTCGAAGCTCAGTTGCTACGACTTCAG gaaaagctcctcccaacctccctccTGGGGTCCCGCCGTTGTTGCCTAATCCATATATTATGGCTCCAGGGCTGTTACATGCCTACCCG CCACAAGTATATGGTTATGATGACTTGCAGATGCTTCAGACAAGATTTCCATTG gaTTACTACAGCATCCCATTTCCCACACCCACCACTCCGCTGACTGGGAGGGATGGTAGCCTGGCCAGCAACCCTTATTCTG GTGACCTCACAAAGTTCGGCCGTGGGGATGCCTCCTCCCCGGCCCCGGCCACAACCTTGGCCCAGCCCCAGCAGAACCAGACACAGACTCACCATACCACGCAGCAGACATTCCTGAACCCGGCGCTGCCTCCTGGCTACAGTTACACCAGCCTGCCATACTACACAGGGGTTCCGGGCCTCCCCAGCACCTTCCAGTATGGGCCTGCTGTGTTCCCT GTGGCTCCTACCTCTTCCAAGCAGCATGGTGTGAATGTCAGTGTGAATGCATCAGCCACCCCTTTCCAACAGCCAAGTGGATATGGGTCTCATGGATACAACACTG gaagaaaatatcCACCCCCTTACAAGCATTTCTGGACGGCAGAGAGCTAA
- the UBAP2L gene encoding ubiquitin-associated protein 2-like isoform X27, with translation MMTSVGTNRARGNWEPPQNQNQTQHKQRPQATAEQIRLAQMISDHNDADFEEKVKQLIDITGKNQDECVIALHDCNGDVNRAINVLLEGNPDTHSWEMVGKKKGVSGQKDGGQTESNEEGKENRDRDRDYSRRRGGPPRRGRGASRGREFRGQENGLDGTKSGGPSGRGTERGRRGRGRGRGGSGRRGGRFSAQGMGTFNPADYAEPANTDDNYGNNSGNTWNNTGHFEPDDGTRLDFIGVEGSNYPRKFETAPGAWRTATEEWGTEDWNEDLSETKIFTASNVSSVPLPAENVTITAGQRIDLAVLLGKTPSSMENDSSNLDPSQAPSLAQPLVFSNSKQSAISQPASGNTFSHHSMVSMLGKGFGDVGEAKGSSTTGSQFLEQFKTAQALAQLAAQHSQSGTTTTSSWDMGSTTQSPSLVQYDLKNPNDSTVHSPFTKRQAFTPSSTMMEVFLQEKPPAVATSTAAPPPPSSPLPSKSTSAPQMSPGSSDNQSSSPQPAQQKLKQQKKKASLTSKIPALAVEMPGSADISGLNLQFGALQFGSEPVLSDYESTPTTSASSSQAPSSLYTSTASESSSTISSNQSQESGYQSGPIQSTTYTSQNNAQGPLYEQRSTQTRRYPSSISSSPQKDLTQAKNGFSSVQATQLQTTQSVEGATGSAVKSDSPSTSSIPPLSETVSAASLLTTTNQHSSSLGGLSHNEEIPNSTTTQHSSTLSTQQNTLSSSTSSGRTSTSTLLHTSVESEANLHSSSSTFSTTSSTVSAPPPVVSVSSSLNSGSSLGLSLGSNSTVTASTRSSVATTSGKAPPNLPPGVPPLLPNPYIMAPGLLHAYPPQVYGYDDLQMLQTRFPLDYYSIPFPTPTTPLTGRDGSLASNPYSGDLTKFGRGDASSPAPATTLAQPQQNQTQTHHTTQQTFLNPALPPGYSYTSLPYYTGVPGLPSTFQYGPAVFPVAPTSSKQHGVNVSVNASATPFQQPSGYGSHGYNTGRKYPPPYKHFWTAES, from the exons CATTCCTGGGAGATGgttgggaagaagaaaggagtcTCAGGACAGAAGGACGGTGGACAAACGGAATCCAATGAGGAAGGCAAAGAAAATCGAGACCGGGACAGAGACTATAGTCGGCGACGTGGTGGGCCACCAAGACGGGGGAGAGGTGCCAGCCGCGGACGAGAGT ttcgaGGTCAGGAAAATGGATTAGATGGCACCAAGAGTGGAGGGCCTTCTGGAAGAGGCACAGAAAGAGGCAGAAGAGGTCGTGGCCGAGGCAGAG gTGGCTCTGGTAGGCGGGGAGGAAGGTTTTCTGCTCAAGGAATGGG aaCCTTTAACCCAGCTGATTATGCAGAGCCGGCCAATACTGATGATAACTATGGCAATAATAGCGGCAATACATGGAACAACACTGGCCACTTTGAACCAGATGATGGGACGA gACTTGATTTCATTGGGGTTGAGGGGTCAAATTATCCCCGAAAATTTGAGACTGCTCCTG GTGCATGGAGGACTGCAACAGAGGAGTGGGGAACTGAAGATTGGAATGAAGAT CTTTCTGAGACCAAGATCTTCACTGCCTCTAATGTGTCGTCAGTGCCTCTGCCTGCGGAGAATGTGACAATCACTGCTGGTCAGAG AATTGACCTTGCTGTTCTGTTGGGGAAGACACCATCTTCAATGGAGAATGATTCATCTAATCTGGATCCATCTCAGGCTCCTTCTCTTGCCCAGCCTCTGGTGTTCAGTAACTCGAAGCAGAGTGCCATATCACAACCTGCTTCAGGGAACACGTTTTCTCATCACAGTATG GTGAGCATGTTAGGGAAAGGATTTGGTGATGTCGGTGAAGCTAAAGGCAGCAGCACCACAGGCTCCCAGTTCTTGGAGCAATTCAAGACTGCTCAGGCCCTGGCTCAGTTGGCAGCTCAGCATTCTCAATCTGgaaccaccaccacctcctcttGGGACATGGGCTCCACCACACAATCCCCATCGCTGGTGCAGTATG ATTTGAAGAACCCAAATGATTCAACAGTGCACAGCCCCTTTACAAAGCGCCAGGCTTTCACCCCATCTTCAACCATGATGGAGGTGTTCCTTCAGGAGAAGCCACCCGCAGTGGCTACCTCCACTGCTGCACCTCCACCCCCATCTTCTCCTCTGCCAAGCAAATCCACCTCGGCTCCACAAATGTCTCCTGGGTCTTCAGACAACCAATCGTCCAGCCCTCAGCCGGCTCAGCAAAAACTGaaacagcagaagaaaaaagcCTCCTTGACTTCTAAG ATTCCTGCTCTGGCTGTGGAGATGCCTGGCTCGGCAGATATCTCAGGGCTAAACCTGCAGTTTGGGGCGTTGCAGTTTGGGTCAGAGCCTGTCCTTTCTGATTATGAGTCCACCCCCACCACGAGCGCCTCTTCAAGCCAGGCTCCAAGTAGCCTCTATACCAGCACGGCCAG TGAATCTTCATCCACAATTTCATCTAACCAGAGTCAGGAGTCCGGTTATCAGAGTGGCCCAATTCAGTCGACAACCTATACCTCCCAAAATAATGCTCAGGGCCCTCTATATGAACAGAGATCCACACAGACTCGGCGGTACCCCAGCTCCATctcttcatcaccccaaaaggactTGACTCAGGCAAAG AATGGCTTCAGTTCTGTGCAGGCCACGCAGTTACAGACCACGCAATCTGTTGAAG GTGCTACAGGCTCTGCAGTGAAATCTGACTCACCTTCCACTTCTAGCATCCCCCCTCTCAGTGAAACGGTATCTGCAGCTTCCTTACTGACGACAACCAATCAGCACTCATCGTCCTTGGGTGGCTTGAGCCACAATGAGGAGATTCCAAATAGTACCACCACACAACACAGCAG CACGTTATCTACTCAGCAGAATACCCTTTCGTCATCAACATCTTCTGGGCGCACTTCGACATCCACTCTTTTG CACACAAGCGTGGAGAGTGAGGCGAATCTTCATTCTTCCTCCAGCACTTTCTCCACCACATCCAGCACAGTCTCTGCACCTCCCCCAGTGGTCAGTGTCTCTTCCAGTCTCAATAGTGGCAGTAGCTTGGGCCTCAGCCTAGGCAGCAACTCTACCGTCACAGCCTCCACTCGAAGCTCAGTTGCTACGACTTCAG gaaaagctcctcccaacctccctccTGGGGTCCCGCCGTTGTTGCCTAATCCATATATTATGGCTCCAGGGCTGTTACATGCCTACCCG CCACAAGTATATGGTTATGATGACTTGCAGATGCTTCAGACAAGATTTCCATTG gaTTACTACAGCATCCCATTTCCCACACCCACCACTCCGCTGACTGGGAGGGATGGTAGCCTGGCCAGCAACCCTTATTCTG GTGACCTCACAAAGTTCGGCCGTGGGGATGCCTCCTCCCCGGCCCCGGCCACAACCTTGGCCCAGCCCCAGCAGAACCAGACACAGACTCACCATACCACGCAGCAGACATTCCTGAACCCGGCGCTGCCTCCTGGCTACAGTTACACCAGCCTGCCATACTACACAGGGGTTCCGGGCCTCCCCAGCACCTTCCAGTATGGGCCTGCTGTGTTCCCT GTGGCTCCTACCTCTTCCAAGCAGCATGGTGTGAATGTCAGTGTGAATGCATCAGCCACCCCTTTCCAACAGCCAAGTGGATATGGGTCTCATGGATACAACACTG gaagaaaatatcCACCCCCTTACAAGCATTTCTGGACGGCAGAGAGCTAA
- the UBAP2L gene encoding ubiquitin-associated protein 2-like isoform X29 — MMTSVGTNRARGNWEPPQNQNQTQHKQRPQATAEQIRLAQMISDHNDADFEEKVKQLIDITGKNQDECVIALHDCNGDVNRAINVLLEGNPDTHSWEMVGKKKGVSGQKDGGQTESNEEGKENRDRDRDYSRRRGGPPRRGRGASRGREFRGQENGLDGTKSGGPSGRGTERGRRGRGRGRGGSGRRGGRFSAQGMGTFNPADYAEPANTDDNYGNNSGNTWNNTGHFEPDDGTSAWRTATEEWGTEDWNEDLSETKIFTASNVSSVPLPAENVTITAGQRIDLAVLLGKTPSSMENDSSNLDPSQAPSLAQPLVFSNSKQSAISQPASGNTFSHHSMVSMLGKGFGDVGEAKGSSTTGSQFLEQFKTAQALAQLAAQHSQSGTTTTSSWDMGSTTQSPSLVQYDLKNPNDSTVHSPFTKRQAFTPSSTMMEVFLQEKPPAVATSTAAPPPPSSPLPSKSTSAPQMSPGSSDNQSSSPQPAQQKLKQQKKKASLTSKIPALAVEMPGSADISGLNLQFGALQFGSEPVLSDYESTPTTSASSSQAPSSLYTSTASESSSTISSNQSQESGYQSGPIQSTTYTSQNNAQGPLYEQRSTQTRRYPSSISSSPQKDLTQAKNGFSSVQATQLQTTQSVEGATGSAVKSDSPSTSSIPPLSETVSAASLLTTTNQHSSSLGGLSHNEEIPNSTTTQHSSTLSTQQNTLSSSTSSGRTSTSTLLHTSVESEANLHSSSSTFSTTSSTVSAPPPVVSVSSSLNSGSSLGLSLGSNSTVTASTRSSVATTSGKAPPNLPPGVPPLLPNPYIMAPGLLHAYPPQVYGYDDLQMLQTRFPLDYYSIPFPTPTTPLTGRDGSLASNPYSGDLTKFGRGDASSPAPATTLAQPQQNQTQTHHTTQQTFLNPALPPGYSYTSLPYYTGVPGLPSTFQYGPAVFPVAPTSSKQHGVNVSVNASATPFQQPSGYGSHGYNTGRKYPPPYKHFWTAES; from the exons CATTCCTGGGAGATGgttgggaagaagaaaggagtcTCAGGACAGAAGGACGGTGGACAAACGGAATCCAATGAGGAAGGCAAAGAAAATCGAGACCGGGACAGAGACTATAGTCGGCGACGTGGTGGGCCACCAAGACGGGGGAGAGGTGCCAGCCGCGGACGAGAGT ttcgaGGTCAGGAAAATGGATTAGATGGCACCAAGAGTGGAGGGCCTTCTGGAAGAGGCACAGAAAGAGGCAGAAGAGGTCGTGGCCGAGGCAGAG gTGGCTCTGGTAGGCGGGGAGGAAGGTTTTCTGCTCAAGGAATGGG aaCCTTTAACCCAGCTGATTATGCAGAGCCGGCCAATACTGATGATAACTATGGCAATAATAGCGGCAATACATGGAACAACACTGGCCACTTTGAACCAGATGATGGGACGA GTGCATGGAGGACTGCAACAGAGGAGTGGGGAACTGAAGATTGGAATGAAGAT CTTTCTGAGACCAAGATCTTCACTGCCTCTAATGTGTCGTCAGTGCCTCTGCCTGCGGAGAATGTGACAATCACTGCTGGTCAGAG AATTGACCTTGCTGTTCTGTTGGGGAAGACACCATCTTCAATGGAGAATGATTCATCTAATCTGGATCCATCTCAGGCTCCTTCTCTTGCCCAGCCTCTGGTGTTCAGTAACTCGAAGCAGAGTGCCATATCACAACCTGCTTCAGGGAACACGTTTTCTCATCACAGTATG GTGAGCATGTTAGGGAAAGGATTTGGTGATGTCGGTGAAGCTAAAGGCAGCAGCACCACAGGCTCCCAGTTCTTGGAGCAATTCAAGACTGCTCAGGCCCTGGCTCAGTTGGCAGCTCAGCATTCTCAATCTGgaaccaccaccacctcctcttGGGACATGGGCTCCACCACACAATCCCCATCGCTGGTGCAGTATG ATTTGAAGAACCCAAATGATTCAACAGTGCACAGCCCCTTTACAAAGCGCCAGGCTTTCACCCCATCTTCAACCATGATGGAGGTGTTCCTTCAGGAGAAGCCACCCGCAGTGGCTACCTCCACTGCTGCACCTCCACCCCCATCTTCTCCTCTGCCAAGCAAATCCACCTCGGCTCCACAAATGTCTCCTGGGTCTTCAGACAACCAATCGTCCAGCCCTCAGCCGGCTCAGCAAAAACTGaaacagcagaagaaaaaagcCTCCTTGACTTCTAAG ATTCCTGCTCTGGCTGTGGAGATGCCTGGCTCGGCAGATATCTCAGGGCTAAACCTGCAGTTTGGGGCGTTGCAGTTTGGGTCAGAGCCTGTCCTTTCTGATTATGAGTCCACCCCCACCACGAGCGCCTCTTCAAGCCAGGCTCCAAGTAGCCTCTATACCAGCACGGCCAG TGAATCTTCATCCACAATTTCATCTAACCAGAGTCAGGAGTCCGGTTATCAGAGTGGCCCAATTCAGTCGACAACCTATACCTCCCAAAATAATGCTCAGGGCCCTCTATATGAACAGAGATCCACACAGACTCGGCGGTACCCCAGCTCCATctcttcatcaccccaaaaggactTGACTCAGGCAAAG AATGGCTTCAGTTCTGTGCAGGCCACGCAGTTACAGACCACGCAATCTGTTGAAG GTGCTACAGGCTCTGCAGTGAAATCTGACTCACCTTCCACTTCTAGCATCCCCCCTCTCAGTGAAACGGTATCTGCAGCTTCCTTACTGACGACAACCAATCAGCACTCATCGTCCTTGGGTGGCTTGAGCCACAATGAGGAGATTCCAAATAGTACCACCACACAACACAGCAG CACGTTATCTACTCAGCAGAATACCCTTTCGTCATCAACATCTTCTGGGCGCACTTCGACATCCACTCTTTTG CACACAAGCGTGGAGAGTGAGGCGAATCTTCATTCTTCCTCCAGCACTTTCTCCACCACATCCAGCACAGTCTCTGCACCTCCCCCAGTGGTCAGTGTCTCTTCCAGTCTCAATAGTGGCAGTAGCTTGGGCCTCAGCCTAGGCAGCAACTCTACCGTCACAGCCTCCACTCGAAGCTCAGTTGCTACGACTTCAG gaaaagctcctcccaacctccctccTGGGGTCCCGCCGTTGTTGCCTAATCCATATATTATGGCTCCAGGGCTGTTACATGCCTACCCG CCACAAGTATATGGTTATGATGACTTGCAGATGCTTCAGACAAGATTTCCATTG gaTTACTACAGCATCCCATTTCCCACACCCACCACTCCGCTGACTGGGAGGGATGGTAGCCTGGCCAGCAACCCTTATTCTG GTGACCTCACAAAGTTCGGCCGTGGGGATGCCTCCTCCCCGGCCCCGGCCACAACCTTGGCCCAGCCCCAGCAGAACCAGACACAGACTCACCATACCACGCAGCAGACATTCCTGAACCCGGCGCTGCCTCCTGGCTACAGTTACACCAGCCTGCCATACTACACAGGGGTTCCGGGCCTCCCCAGCACCTTCCAGTATGGGCCTGCTGTGTTCCCT GTGGCTCCTACCTCTTCCAAGCAGCATGGTGTGAATGTCAGTGTGAATGCATCAGCCACCCCTTTCCAACAGCCAAGTGGATATGGGTCTCATGGATACAACACTG gaagaaaatatcCACCCCCTTACAAGCATTTCTGGACGGCAGAGAGCTAA